Below is a genomic region from Henckelia pumila isolate YLH828 chromosome 3, ASM3356847v2, whole genome shotgun sequence.
CAATCTCAATGCCACACGATGTCGGGCGTCAAAGCCCTTTCTCCGTCTTGTGGATTTTTTGTTGTCTTCAGGGGTATCTGCGAGACAAGCTGAGAGGAGCTCATACAGAACTGTCACTTTCCTCGGGTAACTAAGCATTTCTACTTCTTCCACTGGTTTTCCATTAGATTCAGAAATGGCTTGTACATGGGTTTGCTCGACAACAGATGTAGTAACGTTAGTTTCCTGCTGAATATTGTTAGTATCCTGCTGAATATTGTCAAGCAAATCTTTTTCTTCAGATTTCATCTCCGGCGTCATCTCAGGGTTTGATAACTTTTCTCTGCATGATTGTTCATATTCCCGTTGCTTTTCCTTTTTGGACTCATAATCAGTTGGAGACGTTTCCATACTTGAAGACATTGCGTCCACACCATTTGTTAAAGCAAGTTCTTTATCAGAGGCATCTGATGATACATCTCGTTCCTCCGCTAGTAACCTAAGGAACTGATGAAAAAGTAACAGCATCGTAATTAGACATCAATCATGTAATGTGCAGCATATACTTAGCACCtgctaaaaaatttaaaaaatttcattaatGGTCTGCAGTCTTCAGCCACGGCATCAAGTCATCAGCACCACTCCATAACCTCATATTCTAACAACTCAGAATGGACAGCCAAGAACTTAACGATGTATTAGGATCCTATGCAACAGGATAAACAAGCATAACACAATGTTTATTCCCAACAGTGAAAGAATAATAAATCCTCAGTTTGGCAAATGACATCTCCCACCAAAGTAAACATTTTCTAACCACTGCCCAATCTTCAGCAACAGTCTGCATATTCCCACTTGCGTTACCCATCCATACTAGCTGATCCAATCCTGATTCTTGATTTGCAGTCAAACTTCAAAACAAGGTGTAAGAAACGGATAGGGAAAGCACTTACAGCTCCAACATGTTGCTTGGCTTCTGAATGCCCAGCAGTTTCTTCCAGTCCAGCCCATGCTTTTTCATCAATTTCTAGAACcctattaaaaaaattacatctttttcagaaaaattgaacatgaatttgataaaaaaaaaaaaaaacgaaaacatGAAGAAAATTTCATTTGCGAGGTTGAATACATAAACGCATGCAAACAAAACGAATAGAAACAACTCACCTGAACACAGGCCGAAGGAGACCGCATGATTGGTTCACCCAAAGCTGGGAATCTTCAGACACAGAGTCGGCACTGCTGCCACTGCTGCTGCGATCCTCGGACGGGCGGCGGCCGATACCATCTTCATCATCGTCTTCGTATGGAAAGCCCAATGGGCGAGTTTGGTGAATCTGTGCTTGGTGCAGCGCCAACCCAAAAAGTGCCCCCGCCGCATACTTCTGAGTCGCCGTCAACATCGATGTCTACGATCGAATCCGTTCTGTTCGAACAAATGaacatccaaaaatcaaaataactgaTGAAATTACGAGGGAACGAAACATATGAAATCTGATCGATCAAATCGAATGAAACGAACAAAGAAGCAATTCAaaaaccaaaatcaattttctgaTCAGGCATACATCTCCGTATACATGAGTTGATGAGCTGCTTCTAGCAAgaaattgaatattatttttctgaatgactactttattttttatgtatattatCTATATAACATATTATTAAGAGTAACACtattgtgagacggtctcatttgtgagacggtctcatttGTGAGACAATCTTATttgtgagacgggtcaatcgtacccatatttataatgataagtaatacttttggcataaaatgtaatattttttaatggataatcCATATAAGATACATGTCTcaaaaaaatgacccttgagaccgtttcataggagtttttgcctATTATTAATTGTTTCATTTATTAATCTTactgttattcacatatttcttcttcttctataattttatttcttattactaataattttttattcttattgatattaatttatctattataatttattattaataatattatctaccttgtaattatttttttcttataaCTAATTTTGATAGTGAAATAAATAGgtaataaattaataacaatTAGAATAACAACACTTGCCACACATTTGTGCGTGATCATATTTTTGGATAATTAATATAGTTGAAAAATAACATCAAGTAAAAATCCTTTAAAAACAATACAATCAGACGATGATAAGATAGATTTCTACAACTTATTCAAATTTTGACGTGCACGGGTATCTGGAACGCCTGcatgttaattaatttatgcAAACATGAAAATAGATGAAAACATATTTGTAGTTTTATGATTGGTGTCtgataaaaatttgaaatttgaagatttgtatcaaaattatgaaaaaatgaGTTAATGAGAAGAAGATAAAAGGTGGGTACTCTTCTGTGCATTCAGCTAATTATGAGAGGCGGGATGATGGTTTGTCGGTGATCTATAAACCATATCTTAGTAATTTACTTTGTTTCTCCTAAAAGTTATATAAGCGCATAGTTGCAATTCAAGTCAAGCTTCACAAAATTaatatgaaatcaatttttacgaggtatatattaaatataagtAGCGTTTGAGATTGTTTCTAAAAGTACTATTAAAttgctttcaaaaattttgcgaaGTAAAAAACTCAAAACCATTTTTCTTAATCAATCTCAAACACCACCACGATAAAGATAATAAAGAATCATCGTCTGAGCATTGGAAGAATCACATTATGTTCCCGACATTTACAAGTATAAAGTACAAGACATTATACATCTTGGTCATTACTATCAAAATATTACTTGAGAACAAACATAGTAGTACTGTCATTTCAAATCAAGAAAATTGTAGCAAACATTTTCTTTTTCCTAATACAGCTATGCATCTGCTGAAATCATAAAACACGGTGTGATTGTCAAGTCAAAGTGAGTTCTGCGGTTTGTCATCTCTACGGCATTTAGATTCATTCATTACATAAAACTTCTACCTGAACTCTGGCACTGGGACAGCCACAAGTCGATGTGTTCAATGATACGTTGCCTTACTTTGTTTACAGCGTCCGGGGAGCTGCAATTCTTGGACTCACCTGAAATGCCAAAGTTATAGAAACTCGGAAAATATATTACCTAAACATTATGCCAAGGTTCGCTAGAGATCTTTATGTAGAAGATAAAGAAGAGGCTACGCCGATTATCACAAGCATGAAATTCAAgatcttaaaatatgcataccTTCAGGTACCAGAGGAGATTGGGGACAGCCACGCATATCAGTTCCATGTCCACAGTTATGACATTTCATGATATATGAAGGCACtggaatattttcaaaaaaatcagtCGGATTACGGAAATTCGGCTATGCCAAAAGATGGTATGTGACTAAGTTTTTCTGCCCCACATTCTTTATATGAAAGATAAAAGTCACGTTAGTCGACCATCCCATTAAATTtaccaataataataaaaacagaTGCAGATTTTTACAAATGCAACAATTGTAGGTCTGGAAGGGGTGAAACCAATCAATAAATACAAAGCTGACTCACTCTCAGGTGAAGAAGTTTGTTTAGATGCATGTCGCCACGGGTCTTGCGATCCATTAGCAAAGATTATTTTTGACCCTGCCATTTAAAAATACGAGGAGAAAAGTTACGAGTACACTACCATCCCattcaataaaatttaaaaatgcaACAATGCCTCTGTTTTTTACCGCCAAAAAGAATTGCCACAAATTTCACGCTATAAgataaatatcattttatttctGCTATACTTAACACATATCGAGCCTAACTATTTATAACGTTTGAAGCCCTTCATTAGTATACAAGTGTAAGTACCCATCATTGAGTAATATCACATACATAGAGACGGAGAGTGACAAGAAAATAGTTTTGAGATAGACTGACAGTATAAGTTCTTGTAAAATTCTCTTCGTATTATTTGTTTCGATAAAGTTGAAATTTGAAGAGGTGGCAAGCAACATAGCTCTCACATTGAAGGTCAACCAATATAAATCTTATATGTCCTTGTGCTTATTTCTAATTTTTAATCTCTTTTGGTAATTAAACTATGATCTTAATTCCTAACAAATGGTATCAGGACGTCAGCTTGAATTTGAAAGTGCTGGCTAGCGAAGAAGGTTTTGCAAATGAGATTGGAAAATTTGATGAGAacgattttgctttctagaaaAAGTAGATCAAGGAATATCTGTACGGTAAAAAGAAGAATCTACCGCTTGAAGGGAAGAAACTAGAAGGTATAGCGGACAGTGATGGGAATCTCTTTGATAGACAAGTGTTCGGAGTAGTTCAATTGATATTGTTGAAGAACGTAACTCATAATGTTGCAAAGGAGAAATTGATTGTAGGTCTGATGAAGGTCTTATCAAATATGTACAAGAATTTTCCGCAAGAATAAAGTATTTCTAATGAAAAACTATTTCATTTAAAGATGATGGAAAAGAGTTATGTGGTAGCGCGTCTAAACTGGTTTTGCAGTAAAGGTTCACAAAATTGAATCTGGTGAAATATCTACATCAACTTCTGCCTTACATGTTGAAGATAGAGGCAGAGGAAATAATAGAAATTCTAACAGGAATAGAGATAGACCAAAAGCAAGCAAAGGTAGTAGTAATTCCATACCTAGGAAAAACCTGTAGTGTTGGAACCGTGGGGCCAATGTCATGTGAAAACAAATTCATGGCACCAAAGGACAAAAACAAGGGTAACACAATTTTGCAACTGATGAGATTCGAGATACGGGAATTTTGTCAGCTAAAATTTCAATTGATTTTTGGGTTTAAAACTCAAGAACGTCCTTTCATGCTACTGCTCATCATAAAATTATGGAAAGATATGCATAGCTGATGGAGAACCTTTGTACATTGTCAGTATTTGGGATACTtgtttgaaaatgtcaaaaacaGTTGTgtagaaaataaaaaaggcaaggCATATACCAAAGTTGACGATGATTTTTATGGTGGTGCATGGAAAATTATAAAGGTTTTATGGTTGTTGCACGTGGCAATAAAGCTGGCACTCTTAATGAAGTTTTCTACTTCTTCAGTTGGACTTTTCCATCAAGGAGTGAGCTTTTGTAGGTGAAAACGGATAATAGTGGATCAGTTtccaagtgggagattgttaagATATGTGGAACCTCACTGTTTATTTAAGGAAACTTGAGGCAATTGGCATATATCGTTTGTGGCTCTGCAATATTATATGTATGTCGGTAGCCGCCATTGAGTAATATCACAGACACTAAGAGAGACAAGGAGTGACAAGAAAATAGTTTTGAGAGATGACGGGTTCTAGTAAAATTCTCTTCGTATTCTTGGTTTCAATATAGTGAAAATTTGTAGCAGTGATAAGTGGACTTACCTCTCTCGCATTGAGACTGAACCATCATAAATCTTGTGTGTTTGTATGTTTATTTTTCATCAACTTTTATCACTCTCTTTTACTAAAACTAGGACCTTACACTTCATAACAATTTCAATTGAAGAATAGTAAAAAAGTAAGGTAATACATACAGCGTGTAAATGGCTGAATGTATGAGCAGGCTAATAGTCATTTTATACTCAATTACTCACACATTGTCACAAATTTCACTGATGATAAATAATTTTCCTTTAATCCCATTTCTAAACTTTTGCTCTAAATCGCTACTCCATCTATGTAGGAAAAAGTTTTGTATAAATTCTAGGGGGTGTGGTGTGAAAATTCAACAAGCcagatttttttatgttaatttcaAATGCATTGTTCTCCATTTCTCTCATAGTCAAAAAGGATGACAGATCTTTATCACATATTCATTTCAGAAAATGATCATGAGGTAGCACTTAGATCTCCCATAAACCAATTtatgaagaaaataaaaaataaatttaaaaaccaccaaaaataaaatagttgAATGCTTTTACCAGCAATTCTTGTGCCTCCATAAAACAAATTTGTGGCAGAAACATCAGGATAGATACCTTCGCCAAACACATTTTTGCAGAGATCCAAGTGGTATCTACAGTTAAATATTATTCAGCTTTGTTAATGAATCTTCCTCTTCAACTCAACAATTCAAGATACTAAAAGAAACTGGTAAAAAAGTTAATGGAAAAAGTTTAGAAATTCAGCAGATAATACACCATGCATAAACTTACCTTGCATCAACTTTATTGGATCTGATACTGTCATTTGAAGGAGCAACCTGAAAATAGGCAACCTCTGTGCAGACTTGAAACCACCACAATCGATCAGCAGAATCAGTGGTTAATGCAGTCTTCTTCAAATGTTGTTGATTATATGTTTCAACACTGACACCAAGACCCTTAATATAATACTCTTTCACATATGTTGCATATGCTTCCTAATATGAAAATTCGGGAAGCACAGGTTACAAACATACTTCATCACTGAAAGCGAGAGTAAAATAGATGGTAGCAAATTTAGGTTTGAGTATAATTTCTGCACTTTCCAAAGGCATTATTAGGCTGGACAAAATTTGCATTTAGCAACTTAGTGAAGCAAGAGAGAAAATGTCTCTCCTGAATAAGTTATCCATCACAGAAGTTCATTTAACTATTGAGTACTGAGGAACCCCTCTAAACTACTTTAATTTTCCTGTTCAACTCAAATTAAGGTAAGATGCCATTATTTGTGTGCTTGTGGAGCTGAGGGTGTGTGCAAATACTTCCGATATTCATTCAATGATCGCATCCATGCACTGTTGTGTGAGTAATTGCCACCATGCAGCAATTCAAAACATGAACTGAAATACATCCAAACAGTAGTATTTCCATGCCACCAAGCAACCATATTTAGTATCTGAATTACTGCTACTTTTCCAGCTCCTCCAAGAGGGCCTAATTTGGTGCATTTACTACTGAGGAACGAGCTATAGCATTTTCATCAACACGTTGTGTCATTTGAGAAAATGCCAACACACATGCACACATAGATATGTTGCAGATAGCAAAAATCTTACCACCAGATCCTCTCCAGCTTTCTTTGCTTCAGTTATAGGGATGCACAGTTTATCTGGATTTCCATATTGAAACTGGGAAGAGGGAAGCATACCATAAAAGAActggaaaattaaatctatcaatAACAAAGCTGAACTGTGTCACCTACCGCTGTAACTGCAGCATCTGCTAGAAAATACAGGAAATCGCCTTCATTATGCAGCTGAAGGAATAGAAGTCACATGAAATTCTCAATCTCAAATGCAATCCAAGTTTCGACAGGAGATGGATATGCATTTTAAATAATTCATCATATAAATTAGgctttctaaaaaaaataaaaaattatttcttcagCTCAGTGTCCAAATTTCACAATTTAATATCACTTCCAACATAAGCACCACTTGAAGTCTAGAGCAAGCTCACATAGgggacaattttttttattcactcGAGTAAGTTAGGAGAGTGGAACTAAGTGAGTAGGGCAACCGAGATCAAATAAGAAAAAGGAAATTTAGGGTGTAGATATCATTTTCTTTCATTCCCAAGTATGCCATAAAATCCTTCAATAATGGTTATTACGTGTTATTAAAAACACAACTATTTTTTAATCGCCTAAAAGCACTGAGATGCAAGACACGGGTGAACCAAATAATGTCTTCTCAAATAGGTTATACGCCAAGTATCACTAGTCTATATAGAATTCAAATAATAATACTGTTGACCTTCCTACAACAAAAATTCATTTACCTCTCATAATAGTTGTGAATTGTGACACACTAAGCACATCCACAAGAAGTTATTAAACGATGAGAAAACATTAGAGTCATTCTTCTTTGCTCTACCCACTGGCGTACAAGTATACAAATCGCGCCTTAAAGTTCACGAAGAACAAAAAACAGGTAAAATGTGCTATTATCCATATTAAACTTATAGCGAGACCGAACTCGCAGGATATACAAAAAGGAGggttgtgaaaacaatttgattGGGTTCATTAAAGTAGAATTACTCCACAATTGTTTTTCATATTTTCATTCAAACATGCTTGGTTTTAAGTTCTCAAGGAGAACAAGTCAAGTCCCTGTCTTAACTATGGAATGTAGACGTAAACTTCTAAGCATTTATGTCATATCAAAACCCAATTActacaatatacaacaaaaacaGAAAGAAGAAAATCTTGCTGGGCAAGAAAAGTTAAGAGAAATCAtacattttgatttattctcGATCTATAGTAGATGGATTCAACTCATGTGGAATATGCCTTTacctaaaaaaataaagaataaactTGTCTCCTCTTTTAAAAAGCAGAAAAAGTATCCAGAGTAAACTAATTGCTCCGAAGTTTCCCGAGTACATCTCGAATGATATACCATTTACCCTGTGAACATCGAATCTAGGTGTAATTTTCTTCTGTATTCCATAAGGAGAGAGGAAAGAGTTTGTACCTCCGCTGCTCCAAACAATGTCTTTAGTGCTTTCTCATTAGCTCCAAGCCTCTGATCAACAAGATGAGTAATTTCTTGCAACACAGATTTGCATTCTGGACCTGCAGATTCACCAATCTGCATAAGAGTATCAAGGGTAAGATTATTTGACTAATAATATTGTATTACCAATTTTGAAGGCAAAATCATCAAGTGCACAGCAGATTTGAAGGAAAGATAAGGAAGCCCGAACCAACAGAAAATTTTTATTCACCTGCTTATCAAATTCTGTAAAGTTGTAAACAGCAAGAACTACGGCAGAACTTGCAAGACTTCCACAAGTAAGGTGTGGAAACTTTAGACGAAACCATGCACTAAGGGCTCCAGCATATGATACACCAAAGACGAACCATGGATTATCCATATTTGATCTATTTAGTTTGACATTTAAAGATTCCTgtgaaaataaagaagaaaaatGGACAAACATAGTTTTTAACATTTTTCCAAAGAAGGAATTAGACATTTCAAATGAGGCATAACTAACGATTTAACTGATAGAAATATACGCTTTGATATTCTAGCATTTGAACTTGGAAGATCAATATTGAGAGCATTTCTTCTACCTTTCATTTCTCGTCCCAACTATTCAGCAgacatcaaaaaaaaaaatggcctTTATTGGACTGAAATACCTAACAGTATTTCACAACTCCTTGGCATCCAATACAATCAGAAGCCAAATATCGGaaccaataaaataattttacaatGCAATAGTACAAACCATTTTCCCCACGAAAGTTGCAAAAAACAAAACCTTTCAACTGTATCTTTAATTTAGTAAGGAAACTAACAATCATACTTCAAGGGCATAATTTTTCACGTGGATAAGATGTGAATAATCTGTTTGTTACTTGCCTGATAATATTGCCTGAAAGAAGCCAAATCAAAAAGTGCTTGTTTCGATGAAAGATATCTCAAATTTTCTGTGGTCAATGATTTAAAAGGGGAACTCTTTCCATAGTAGCGATGTTCAAGAGAAACCAATGCTGCACCAAACTTCTTGGCCAAGACCTGTTAGATTACAAGATTCATAAATATAGACACAATCGAAGAATATCACAAAAATGCGAGTAAGATGAATCCAAAAATTTCAGTCACTCAAAACTTATCCATCTCTAGTGTTCCAAGTCATATGTTTTGACCATCATCATGCAAACTGAAAAGTTGCTCATTAACTGTCAGCAAGAATATGTGACAATTTAGTTATCCCATCACATGTTTCAAAAAATGCAAGCTGAAAAGTCACTCTACAGCATACCAACAAGGCAACTATGATTAACTGGTTTACAAGTGCTAATGTAATGTATCTCTAGTATTGATATCCAGATCCTGAATGAGCTTCTTCAGTCAGCTCGTACTTTTTAAGGCAGGTACCATCTGAGAAGGCATGGGATACTACAATACAGATAATGAAGCAAATTATCATAAACATCTCTATTTCTTACCTCTTAACTTATTCTATCACAAATTCATGATAACATTTTCATCTCAGTGACTGTCATTTTTATGTTCAAGTTGTTTCTTGTAGCCATGCATTTTATCACATCTCGCAAGTTATAATGTCCAATAGATTTCCATGTTAATCTAATACAGATTTTTCAATTGCTGAAAACCTTGGAGCCACTCCTCTATCTTATCCAACTGGCTTCGATCTTGCAAGTAACTCATCTTTATAACTATTTCTGAACAATCGAGTCTAAGCATCATAAAGGTGTATAGATATATGTACTCAATAACCTCCAATCTAAAGTTTATTGATGTGAGTACTTCTTCAATGAATAAATCTGCACATCAAGGGCCCAACCGTGCCTTAAACAGCTTTAGTCCTTGTTTCAAGAACTCTTACAAATATAATGAAAATTATCCGTGACAACGTGATCGGACAGAGGACATAATCTAACAGATCCTTAAATCTTTCTGTGATTATCCctcacaaataaaaaaaaaacgtttGTTGGACACGTTTGATTACATAGATAATACACCAGTTGGTTTCATTTGGATTATAGCCTCTCTTACTCATCTTTGAGGCATAAATTGTTTTCTCACAGCATCTTAATAAACTGCAGTGAAATTCTTTTCAATGTCCAcacatataaaaatattttaagatcACATGATTTCTTGAAGAAATTTTATCCTGATTGTTTTTCCCTGATTTATAGTACTTTGAGATGCTTAAATATTGAATCCTACATGGGGTGTATACTTACAGCCAAATAGTCATTGACTATCCCATTGCAAGCTGATTCTCCACAGATCTTCAAAAATATAGGGCCATCCGGGGTCCGAAAGTTATCAAGATATTCATAATATCGTTGTCCAAATTGGCGGTGATCCTGCATGTAAAGCACACAATCAAGCTTAGCGGAGTTTCAAAGGAGTCTCATTAGCTAGCTGATGTTGAACTTCATTAGAACAGAACTATAAATAGCTCTTGAAATCTCATCGAATGGATGTGTGTTGATTTACATTTAGCAATGGCATGCACATCCACTCCAAAGAAGACATGTTAAATGACCAATTACAACGGATTTCTACTCAACGTGAAAATGGTGTCAAGAAAAATTTCACCTTTAGAAAAAACAATCACCATACAGACACGCACGCTCATGGAAAGGAGAACAGACGAGCGTGACATCACAGAACAGTAGTAGTATCGGAATCGAAATTTAAAACGAAAATCCAGCTTGATCCAATCGagggaagaaaaaaaaagataataaaaCATTTGCATGCCAAATTTGTAAGAATACAAAAAATGAATCGACGCATAACACAGAAAAGGGAAGGATTACGTAAGGAGAGAAGTGATCAATGGTTTGATTGAACCAGAGCTCTTGGTTGGTCAAGTAATTCTTGCTTTTGGACGCAAAAAGATGAGGGGAAGAAGCACCAATCGACGAAAGCGTCAGAAGCACCACTAAAATCGATGCCGCCGGGACTGCGCCTCCGCTTCGATACAGTGATTCCATCACCACGCCTCTCAAAAAGCTCCACACAGATATTATAATTTCAATTTCATTTCAAATAAAAGGAACTCCACCCATATTTTGTTCagaatattatattattgtaATAATAAGAAAATAAGGTTATCCGATGTAAAAATTCCAATTCTTGACTCAAATCAAACTCAAAGTAGTAATTCTCAcgctttttcttttcttttgttaatttttagCACTTATTATCTACTTTATCTACTCGATCAATCTTCTTTTGTAATGatttacacttttttttttaaacatgtaTAAGTCAAATATCTCGTGaccatatataatatatatgcatTGGGACCCTTAGCATTGCATTGTGCCCAAGGgactttttctttattattatttcaaacaTATTCCATTTGATATGACATGATTGGAATATTGGGTAACTGACATATGTTACCACATGATTTGATAATAGTGATCAAAATATctgattaaaaaataaaaattaaacatatatcatatattttaCACCTTACAGACACGATCTTTGAAAAcatatttttagaaaaaaaatagtTGAGAACActacaatttattattttaacgCCTAATATTAGACTGAAAGTAAACGTATGAAATATATTCCTCTAGCGGAATTGATTAAAATTGCTATCCAAAATGCAAAGTTTTTTCGGTTTGAATGGAACTCCAAGAGGGTGATTTTCCATAGATTTGCGCATATTAATCTTAGTTTGGTTTCATTTTAACAAATACATAAATGGAGATTAACCAAAGCCAACTTCACACACGTCTCATAAATACAGGCCTCCAAACGAAGACATGCAAGTCAAATATTGCAATGATTCCACTTTTATGTCAAGTCCCAC
It encodes:
- the LOC140891763 gene encoding probable serine protease EDA2 isoform X3, encoding MESLYRSGGAVPAASILVVLLTLSSIGASSPHLFASKSKNYLTNQELWFNQTIDHFSPYDHRQFGQRYYEYLDNFRTPDGPIFLKICGESACNGIVNDYLAVLAKKFGAALVSLEHRYYGKSSPFKSLTTENLRYLSSKQALFDLASFRQYYQESLNVKLNRSNMDNPWFVFGVSYAGALSAWFRLKFPHLTCGSLASSAVVLAVYNFTEFDKQIGESAGPECKSVLQEITHLVDQRLGANEKALKTLFGAAELHNEGDFLYFLADAAVTAFQYGNPDKLCIPITEAKKAGEDLVEAYATYVKEYYIKGLGVSVETYNQQHLKKTALTTDSADRLWWFQVCTEVAYFQVAPSNDSIRSNKVDARYHLDLCKNVFGEGIYPDVSATNLFYGGTRIAGSKIIFANGSQDPWRHASKQTSSPEMPSYIMKCHNCGHGTDMRGCPQSPLVPEGESKNCSSPDAVNKVRQRIIEHIDLWLSQCQSSDA
- the LOC140891763 gene encoding probable serine protease EDA2 isoform X2, with the translated sequence MESLYRSGGAVPAASILVVLLTLSSIGASSPHLFASKSKNYLTNQELWFNQTIDHFSPYDHRQFGQRYYEYLDNFRTPDGPIFLKICGESACNGIVNDYLAVLAKKFGAALVSLEHRYYGKSSPFKSLTTENLRYLSSKQALFDLASFRQYYQESLNVKLNRSNMDNPWFVFGVSYAGALSAWFRLKFPHLTCGSLASSAVVLAVYNFTEFDKQIGESAGPECKSVLQEITHLVDQRLGANEKALKTLFGAAELHNEGDFLYFLADAAVTAFQYGNPDKLCIPITEAKKAGEDLVEAYATYVKEYYIKGLGVSVETYNQQHLKKTALTTDSADRLWWFQVCTEVAYFQVAPSNDSIRSNKVDARYHLDLCKNVFGEGIYPDVSATNLFYGGTRIAGSKIIFANGSQDPWRHASKQTSSPEMPSYIMKCHNCGHGTDMRGCPQSPLVPEGESKNCSSPDAVNKVRQRIIEHIDLWLSQCQSSADA
- the LOC140891763 gene encoding probable serine protease EDA2 isoform X1; translation: MESLYRSGGAVPAASILVVLLTLSSIGASSPHLFASKSKNYLTNQELWFNQTIDHFSPYDHRQFGQRYYEYLDNFRTPDGPIFLKICGESACNGIVNDYLAVLAKKFGAALVSLEHRYYGKSSPFKSLTTENLRYLSSKQALFDLASFRQYYQESLNVKLNRSNMDNPWFVFGVSYAGALSAWFRLKFPHLTCGSLASSAVVLAVYNFTEFDKQIGESAGPECKSVLQEITHLVDQRLGANEKALKTLFGAAELHNEGDFLYFLADAAVTAFQYGNPDKLCIPITEAKKAGEDLVEAYATYVKEYYIKGLGVSVETYNQQHLKKTALTTDSADRLWWFQVCTEVAYFQVAPSNDSIRSNKVDARYHLDLCKNVFGEGIYPDVSATNLFYGGTRIAGSKIIFANGSQDPWRHASKQTSSPEMPSYIMKCHNCGHGTDMRGCPQSPLVPEGESKNCSSPDAVNKVRQRIIEHIDLWLSQCQSSGRSFM